From the Rhodopirellula bahusiensis genome, one window contains:
- the recA gene encoding recombinase RecA, with protein sequence MAKKPRMATPAASKGVKLDPGMKTILEKEPGLKTTLQQIEKSFGDGAIMPLGASQKLTIDCISTGSLSLDMALGGKGIPRGRIIEVFGPESSGKTTLALHIGAEAQKSGGIAAIIDAEHAFDPSWAKKLGVELDSLLVSQPGSGEEAMQICEMLVKSNAVDVIIIDSVAALVPKAELEGEIGDSHVGLQARLMSQSMRKLTGAIAKSKSAVVFINQIREKVGVMFGSPETTPGGRALKFYCSCRIDVRRIGSLKDGEEQVGQRVKAKIVKNKVAPPFRIAEFDMMHSNGISFEGDLLDLGTENKVVNRSGSWFKYGDTYLGQGKEKARNFLIENPDVSDEIKQKVLAAGGFVAPLEADASEGEEAVEDGEAVANS encoded by the coding sequence ATGGCAAAGAAACCACGCATGGCAACGCCGGCAGCATCCAAGGGCGTCAAGCTGGATCCAGGCATGAAGACCATTCTGGAAAAGGAACCCGGTCTGAAGACCACGCTTCAACAGATCGAAAAGTCGTTTGGCGACGGTGCGATCATGCCGCTGGGAGCTTCCCAAAAGCTGACCATCGATTGCATCTCGACGGGCAGCCTCAGCCTCGACATGGCTTTGGGTGGAAAGGGCATCCCGCGAGGCCGAATCATCGAAGTCTTCGGACCGGAATCTTCCGGTAAGACGACGTTGGCTCTGCACATCGGTGCCGAAGCCCAAAAGTCCGGCGGGATCGCGGCAATCATCGATGCCGAGCATGCCTTTGACCCAAGTTGGGCCAAGAAGCTCGGTGTGGAATTGGACAGCCTGTTGGTCAGCCAACCGGGCAGCGGTGAAGAAGCCATGCAGATCTGTGAGATGCTGGTCAAATCCAACGCCGTCGACGTCATCATCATCGACTCCGTCGCGGCCCTGGTGCCCAAGGCAGAACTCGAAGGCGAGATCGGCGACAGCCACGTCGGCTTGCAAGCTCGTTTGATGAGCCAGTCGATGCGGAAGCTGACCGGTGCGATTGCCAAAAGCAAATCGGCCGTCGTCTTTATCAACCAAATTCGCGAGAAGGTCGGTGTGATGTTCGGCAGCCCCGAAACCACTCCCGGCGGTCGCGCCCTCAAATTCTATTGCTCGTGCCGAATCGATGTCCGTCGGATCGGCAGCTTGAAAGACGGCGAAGAGCAAGTCGGTCAACGCGTCAAAGCCAAGATCGTCAAGAACAAGGTCGCACCTCCGTTCCGGATCGCTGAATTCGACATGATGCACTCCAACGGCATCAGCTTCGAAGGCGACTTGCTGGACCTCGGAACCGAAAACAAAGTCGTCAACCGCAGCGGTTCATGGTTCAAGTACGGCGACACTTATCTGGGACAAGGCAAGGAGAAGGCTCGTAACTTCTTGATCGAAAACCCAGACGTCTCCGACGAGATCAAGCAAAAGGTCTTGGCCGCCGGCGGCTTCGTCGCACCGCTCGAAGCAGATGCGAGCGAGGGCGAAGAAGCAGTCGAAGATGGCGAAGCAGTGGCAAACAGCTGA
- a CDS encoding MBL fold metallo-hydrolase, translated as MTATADSTNAASTANSIPEVIFLGTGTSVGVPAIGCDCDVCQSTDPRNNRTRCSILIRLPEGNLLIDTPPDLRTQLLREKIKLVHAVVFTHEHADHIYGLDDVRLFPFRLGRPVPLYCRADVEARIRTSYDYAFSQREQTHAGSRPQLEILSINNDDPFEVLGARVAPVPLKHGPHFEVLGFRLGDFAYCTDTNHISESSKDRLRGLDTLVLDALRFTPHPTHFNIEEALEMIEELAPRQAFLTHLGHDIDHGPVEASLPDHVHLAYDGLRLPMPSIA; from the coding sequence ATGACCGCAACCGCCGACTCAACCAACGCCGCTTCTACCGCCAATTCCATCCCGGAAGTCATCTTCTTAGGCACCGGGACCAGCGTTGGTGTGCCGGCGATTGGATGCGATTGCGACGTCTGCCAAAGCACTGATCCTCGCAACAACCGGACTCGCTGCTCGATCCTGATTCGGTTGCCTGAGGGCAATTTGCTGATCGACACGCCGCCTGATTTGCGAACGCAATTGCTTCGTGAAAAGATCAAGCTAGTCCATGCGGTGGTGTTCACTCACGAGCATGCCGATCACATCTATGGCCTGGATGATGTGCGTCTGTTTCCGTTTCGACTCGGCCGTCCCGTGCCGCTGTACTGCCGTGCGGATGTGGAAGCTCGAATCCGAACCTCTTACGACTACGCCTTTTCCCAGCGAGAACAAACCCACGCGGGATCACGTCCGCAACTGGAGATCCTCTCGATCAACAACGACGATCCGTTTGAGGTTCTCGGCGCTCGCGTCGCCCCCGTTCCCTTGAAGCATGGGCCACACTTCGAGGTGCTTGGTTTCCGCCTAGGCGACTTCGCTTATTGCACGGACACCAACCATATCTCTGAGTCATCGAAAGATCGGTTGCGTGGTCTCGACACGCTCGTCCTGGATGCGTTGCGATTCACGCCGCACCCGACCCACTTCAACATCGAAGAGGCCCTCGAGATGATCGAGGAACTTGCACCTCGCCAAGCCTTCCTGACTCACCTGGGCCACGACATCGATCACGGCCCGGTGGAAGCATCGCTCCCCGATCATGTCCACTTGGCCTATGACGGCCTGCGACTACCGATGCCATCCATCGCCTAG
- a CDS encoding DUF1589 domain-containing protein, translating into MAPNRCFGTKRAVQTPPQDSTLSVRSPRRAQPGLQTTTPSSIRIDCVVR; encoded by the coding sequence CTGGCACCCAATCGATGCTTTGGAACAAAGCGAGCCGTCCAAACACCCCCGCAAGACTCAACGCTGTCCGTCCGATCACCCCGCCGGGCACAGCCTGGCCTACAGACCACAACGCCCTCATCGATTCGTATAGACTGCGTCGTTCGATGA
- a CDS encoding DUF485 domain-containing protein, with amino-acid sequence MPLAEKSFVLSATDPAPESEPSVTADVSTPTPAASDKASRLGLVLFVIYLLLYGGFVLLNAFQAETMDTIVFAGLNLAIVYGFALILVAIGMALIYGMKSVDEPEATEASE; translated from the coding sequence GTGCCCCTCGCTGAAAAGTCCTTCGTTTTGTCCGCCACCGACCCCGCCCCTGAATCGGAACCATCGGTCACCGCCGATGTTTCGACTCCGACTCCCGCCGCCTCGGACAAAGCCTCCCGCTTGGGATTGGTTCTGTTCGTGATCTACCTGCTGCTCTACGGCGGGTTTGTGCTGCTGAACGCCTTCCAAGCCGAAACGATGGACACGATCGTTTTCGCCGGATTGAACTTGGCGATCGTGTACGGATTTGCGTTGATCTTGGTCGCGATCGGCATGGCGTTGATCTACGGCATGAAGAGTGTTGACGAGCCCGAAGCGACGGAGGCATCGGAATGA
- a CDS encoding sodium/solute symporter produces MIYEPSMTAVVVFFAFVGFTIGLSFYLGGKAKSSAGYFAAHGQIPWFINGIAFAGDYLSAASFLGICGMIAAYGYDGFLYSIGYLAGWIVALFVIAEPMKRLGKFTFADALDAKFDSKGIKAAAGISTLIVSVFYLIPQMVGAGVLIQPLLGFPHWVGVLLVGAVVITIVVTAGMVSTTWVQFLKGSLLVVFSAILVVMVLQQGFKVDNATFPSHSLSVSEFDRQAIAEAMNRELYEPSTWADNDQYLQFTREEGEGYDVFRADIQEGGSMIVSEAQSITTMANGETLIGGLPKGDQPGQGHLRPVGRIKKLPNEYIGQAETGPLGPLKFFDVLNRSTVVLWGNETLKNEDGSTTKVFYQKPTSGSQVLRPGEHPRFAGIRSDSWKGKFNFLSLMLALFCGTASLPHILIRYYTVKDAAAARKSTIVGITSIGFFYVLTLYLGLGAMTSGTLDVTNSNMAAPLLARGMSGLLFAIISAIAFTTVLGTVSGLILASSGAVAHDLLNGVMGMEFSENSQVRIAKLAAVVVGAIAIVLGILFRNLNVSYLVGWAFSIAASANLPALIMLLFWKRTTAQGIVASVIVGMFSSLGWILLSADTFEKVYGIDPLSSPVPFSQPGIVTIPLALLTLIIVSLITKNGKATAT; encoded by the coding sequence ATGATTTACGAACCTTCCATGACCGCCGTCGTTGTCTTCTTCGCATTCGTTGGGTTCACAATCGGCCTGAGTTTCTACCTGGGTGGCAAAGCCAAATCGTCGGCGGGCTACTTTGCCGCCCACGGTCAAATCCCTTGGTTCATCAACGGGATTGCTTTCGCGGGAGACTACCTGTCCGCGGCATCGTTCCTGGGTATTTGCGGGATGATCGCCGCCTATGGCTACGATGGTTTCCTGTATTCGATCGGCTACTTGGCCGGTTGGATCGTGGCGTTGTTTGTCATTGCCGAACCCATGAAACGACTTGGCAAATTCACCTTTGCCGATGCACTCGATGCCAAGTTTGACTCCAAAGGAATCAAAGCCGCCGCCGGGATCAGCACGTTGATCGTCAGCGTGTTCTATCTCATCCCGCAAATGGTCGGCGCCGGGGTTCTGATTCAACCTTTGCTGGGATTCCCCCACTGGGTCGGAGTCCTGTTGGTCGGGGCTGTCGTGATCACGATCGTTGTGACCGCCGGCATGGTCTCGACGACTTGGGTTCAATTCTTGAAGGGATCGTTGCTGGTTGTTTTCAGTGCGATCTTGGTCGTGATGGTGCTGCAACAAGGGTTCAAAGTCGACAACGCAACCTTTCCATCACACAGCCTGTCTGTCAGCGAGTTCGATCGCCAAGCCATCGCGGAGGCAATGAACCGGGAACTCTACGAGCCGTCAACTTGGGCTGACAACGATCAATACCTTCAATTCACCCGCGAAGAGGGTGAAGGCTACGACGTGTTTCGAGCCGACATCCAGGAAGGCGGTTCGATGATCGTCTCGGAAGCCCAGTCGATCACGACGATGGCGAACGGCGAGACATTGATCGGCGGACTTCCCAAAGGCGACCAACCTGGCCAAGGTCATTTGCGTCCGGTCGGGCGAATCAAAAAGCTTCCCAACGAATACATCGGCCAAGCCGAAACCGGGCCGCTCGGACCGCTGAAGTTCTTCGACGTTCTCAATCGCAGCACGGTTGTGCTGTGGGGAAATGAAACGCTGAAGAACGAAGATGGCTCGACCACCAAAGTCTTCTACCAGAAACCCACCAGCGGCTCACAGGTCCTTCGTCCTGGTGAGCACCCACGGTTTGCCGGCATCCGAAGTGATAGCTGGAAGGGTAAGTTCAACTTTCTGTCGCTGATGCTGGCGTTGTTCTGCGGCACCGCGTCGCTGCCACACATTTTGATTCGTTATTACACTGTCAAAGACGCCGCCGCGGCTCGCAAGAGCACGATCGTTGGCATCACCAGCATCGGGTTCTTCTACGTCCTGACGCTGTACCTCGGCCTGGGTGCGATGACCAGCGGAACGCTCGACGTGACGAACAGCAACATGGCCGCGCCGCTGCTCGCTCGTGGCATGAGCGGTCTGCTGTTCGCAATCATTTCCGCGATCGCGTTCACCACGGTTTTGGGAACGGTCAGCGGCTTGATTCTCGCCAGCAGTGGAGCTGTCGCCCACGACTTGTTGAACGGTGTGATGGGGATGGAGTTCAGCGAAAACAGCCAAGTGCGAATCGCGAAATTGGCCGCCGTGGTCGTCGGTGCCATCGCGATTGTTCTGGGAATTCTTTTCCGCAACCTCAACGTCAGCTACTTGGTTGGGTGGGCGTTCAGCATCGCGGCCAGTGCGAACTTGCCCGCGCTGATCATGCTGCTGTTCTGGAAACGCACGACCGCGCAAGGCATCGTCGCCAGCGTCATCGTTGGCATGTTCAGTTCGCTGGGATGGATCCTGTTGTCCGCCGACACCTTCGAAAAGGTATATGGCATCGATCCCCTGAGCAGCCCTGTGCCCTTCAGCCAACCTGGAATCGTGACGATCCCATTGGCTCTGCTCACGCTGATCATCGTGTCGCTGATAACAAAGAACGGAAAAGCAACCGCAACGTAG
- the folE gene encoding GTP cyclohydrolase I FolE codes for MFRDSANTIAPSNQDSDKPVVDKEQPAERTPFFVDKNAPHNEVDFARIESAVRVILEAVGEDPDRDGLLETPARVARMYAEMFAGLKSDPGRHLAKVFAEDYDEIVLVRDISFCSMCEHHLLPFTGKAHIAYLPSGKVVGLSKLARVVEEVARRPQVQERLTHTVANLIEDRLSARGVAVVVESTHSCMTMRGIRKPGSLCLTSAMRGAFKTDPKSRAEVLGLINRAAS; via the coding sequence TTGTTTCGCGACTCAGCAAACACGATCGCTCCATCAAATCAGGATTCAGACAAACCCGTGGTCGACAAAGAACAACCTGCCGAACGAACTCCTTTTTTTGTCGATAAGAACGCACCTCACAATGAAGTCGACTTTGCTCGGATCGAATCCGCCGTGCGAGTGATCTTGGAAGCGGTGGGTGAGGATCCGGATCGCGATGGGTTGCTGGAAACACCGGCTCGCGTGGCGCGGATGTACGCGGAGATGTTCGCCGGCCTGAAATCTGATCCTGGTCGACACCTCGCGAAAGTTTTTGCTGAGGACTACGACGAGATCGTGTTGGTGCGGGACATCAGTTTCTGCAGCATGTGCGAGCACCATTTGTTGCCGTTCACCGGCAAGGCGCACATCGCTTATTTGCCGAGTGGCAAGGTCGTGGGGCTGAGCAAGTTGGCTCGCGTGGTCGAAGAAGTCGCACGGCGTCCGCAGGTCCAAGAACGCTTGACGCACACAGTTGCCAACTTGATCGAGGATCGATTGTCGGCACGCGGTGTTGCGGTGGTGGTGGAGTCGACGCACAGCTGCATGACGATGCGAGGCATTCGCAAACCGGGCAGCTTGTGCCTGACGAGTGCCATGCGTGGCGCTTTCAAGACCGATCCGAAATCACGCGCCGAAGTGCTGGGGCTGATCAACCGAGCCGCGTCGTAG
- a CDS encoding type II secretion system F family protein: MSRQMGVRSCRDFSRRFGIGLRAGADLLKLLESEAKHGPARQRVAMTKIREGAKDGHAISEMMRHQKPFFPPLLVVMTRVGETTGRLERTMLALSEHYAQQYTLRQNFLRAIAWPGLQFLIGIGVVSIVIWIMGVLTAPTGGQMTDMLGFGLRGPIGVLIFWSYIAVFAAVLGGMYLAVRKNVGGIQNVVPLVYKVPKIGGAIQTITLARFAWTLSLSLDAGINPIDSIKLSLDSTDSSYYRSGAKSAEEAIRGGATLSEALNKTHLFPEEFITQIEIAELSGTDAESIDHLARDYDERAKGAMKTIAGVATGVIWAVVSMFLIFMIFRIFGKIMGFYQQGFEPI; encoded by the coding sequence ATGTCGCGACAGATGGGCGTGCGTTCTTGCCGCGATTTCAGTCGGCGGTTTGGTATCGGACTGCGCGCCGGTGCGGACTTGTTGAAGTTGTTGGAGAGCGAGGCCAAGCACGGTCCGGCCCGGCAACGTGTCGCCATGACCAAAATTCGCGAGGGTGCCAAAGACGGTCATGCGATCAGTGAGATGATGCGGCATCAGAAGCCTTTCTTTCCGCCGTTGCTGGTGGTGATGACGCGGGTCGGTGAGACGACCGGTCGGCTCGAGCGGACCATGCTGGCGCTGTCCGAACATTACGCCCAGCAATACACGCTGCGTCAGAATTTCCTCCGCGCGATCGCTTGGCCGGGGCTCCAGTTTTTGATTGGCATCGGCGTGGTTTCGATTGTCATTTGGATCATGGGAGTTTTGACGGCTCCCACCGGCGGTCAAATGACGGACATGCTGGGGTTTGGGTTGCGCGGTCCGATAGGCGTGTTGATCTTCTGGTCTTACATCGCTGTTTTCGCTGCTGTGCTCGGTGGGATGTATCTGGCCGTTCGCAAGAACGTTGGCGGCATTCAAAACGTCGTGCCGTTGGTATACAAGGTTCCAAAGATTGGTGGTGCCATTCAAACAATTACACTGGCACGTTTTGCTTGGACGTTGTCCCTGTCGTTGGACGCTGGGATCAACCCGATCGATTCGATCAAGCTGTCGTTGGACTCCACCGACAGTTCGTATTATCGAAGCGGGGCCAAGTCGGCCGAAGAGGCGATTCGCGGCGGGGCGACGTTGAGCGAGGCGCTCAACAAAACGCATTTGTTCCCAGAGGAATTCATCACTCAAATCGAGATCGCGGAGCTGTCAGGAACCGACGCGGAGTCGATTGATCATTTGGCCAGGGACTACGACGAACGAGCCAAAGGGGCGATGAAAACGATCGCGGGCGTGGCGACGGGTGTGATCTGGGCGGTCGTTTCGATGTTCTTGATCTTCATGATTTTCCGCATCTTTGGCAAAATCATGGGCTTCTATCAGCAGGGTTTTGAACCGATTTAA
- the msrA gene encoding peptide-methionine (S)-S-oxide reductase MsrA, giving the protein MPVSSNLASLSRLFASVAAAGLLIVATSCTQAAPPVGANSDDPNANPNYNGLPLDSEIVEVKTRPGEKVATLAGGCFWCTEAVFERMEGVNDVVSGYIGGKVKRPNYDQVCSKKTGHAEAVQVYYDPTKTNFEELLKVFFKTHDPTTLNRQGADGGPQYRSSIFVHDDEQRESAKKVIEKLGEEYRDPIVTLIEPATKFYVAEEFHQDYYRRNPNAGYCQAVVANKVRKFNRNFGDKIKESAK; this is encoded by the coding sequence ATGCCAGTGTCCTCCAATCTCGCCTCGCTCTCCCGCTTGTTCGCGTCCGTCGCGGCGGCCGGTCTGTTGATTGTCGCGACATCCTGCACCCAGGCTGCTCCGCCCGTGGGAGCGAACTCCGACGATCCCAACGCGAACCCCAACTACAACGGGTTGCCGTTGGATTCTGAAATTGTCGAGGTCAAAACTCGGCCGGGCGAGAAAGTGGCGACCTTGGCCGGGGGCTGTTTTTGGTGCACTGAAGCGGTGTTCGAGCGGATGGAAGGCGTCAACGATGTCGTGTCGGGATACATCGGAGGGAAGGTCAAACGTCCCAACTACGATCAGGTTTGCAGCAAAAAGACCGGCCACGCGGAAGCCGTTCAAGTCTACTACGACCCAACCAAAACGAATTTCGAAGAACTGTTGAAAGTGTTCTTCAAAACCCACGATCCAACAACCTTGAATCGCCAAGGCGCCGACGGCGGCCCGCAGTACCGCAGCAGCATCTTCGTTCACGACGATGAACAACGCGAAAGCGCGAAGAAGGTGATTGAAAAATTGGGTGAAGAATACCGGGATCCGATCGTCACGTTGATCGAGCCAGCCACCAAGTTTTATGTGGCCGAAGAGTTTCACCAGGATTACTACCGCCGGAATCCAAACGCTGGCTATTGCCAAGCGGTGGTCGCGAACAAGGTCCGCAAGTTCAACCGAAACTTTGGCGACAAGATCAAAGAGTCGGCGAAGTAG
- a CDS encoding acyl-CoA thioesterase: MPYAFFDLHHTVAADEIDAQQHVHNLRYLQWTLWAARDHSAAEGWDAAAALKAGFGWVVRGHDITYRAAALGGDELIIRTWIPSWNRYSCQRHYTVTRPSDQTILAKVQTRWVFVDLNRHRAVEIPPDAVAAIRVCETPPPLPWANSNDS, translated from the coding sequence ATGCCTTACGCCTTCTTCGACCTGCACCACACCGTTGCCGCCGATGAAATTGATGCCCAGCAACACGTCCATAACCTCCGCTATTTGCAGTGGACGCTTTGGGCCGCTCGCGACCACAGCGCCGCCGAAGGCTGGGATGCTGCCGCAGCATTGAAAGCAGGTTTTGGCTGGGTCGTTCGCGGGCACGATATCACCTACCGTGCCGCGGCTTTGGGTGGCGACGAGTTGATCATCCGGACTTGGATCCCAAGCTGGAACCGATATTCCTGCCAGCGTCACTACACGGTGACTCGTCCGTCCGATCAAACCATCTTGGCCAAAGTCCAAACCCGATGGGTGTTTGTGGATCTGAATCGGCACCGCGCCGTTGAAATCCCACCCGACGCGGTCGCCGCGATCCGAGTCTGCGAAACACCTCCGCCGCTTCCTTGGGCCAACTCCAATGACTCCTGA
- the ndk gene encoding nucleoside-diphosphate kinase: MQRTLVLLKPDCVQRRLIGDVLSRFESKGLHIVAMKLLQVTPELSKQHYAEHVEKPFYSSLEEFITSAPVVAIALEGLEVIRVVRDMLGATNGLQAAPGTLRGDYSSSRQMNLVHASDSEESANRELDLYFNADEFCDYSLVLTPFMRADDE, translated from the coding sequence ATGCAACGCACCCTCGTCTTGCTCAAACCTGATTGTGTCCAACGCCGCCTGATCGGTGACGTCCTGTCCCGATTCGAATCCAAGGGATTGCACATCGTTGCGATGAAGTTGCTGCAAGTGACACCTGAATTGTCCAAGCAACACTACGCCGAACACGTCGAAAAACCGTTCTATTCGTCGCTGGAAGAGTTCATCACCTCGGCACCCGTCGTGGCGATCGCACTGGAAGGCCTGGAAGTCATTCGCGTGGTCCGCGATATGCTCGGCGCCACCAACGGCCTGCAAGCTGCTCCCGGCACCCTGCGTGGCGACTACAGCAGCAGCCGCCAAATGAACCTGGTTCACGCCAGCGACAGCGAAGAATCGGCGAACCGAGAACTGGACCTGTACTTTAACGCCGACGAATTCTGCGACTACTCGTTGGTCCTGACGCCTTTCATGCGTGCCGACGACGAATAG
- a CDS encoding DUF1589 domain-containing protein gives MLWNKARRPADPARLSDVRPITPPGTTWPTSQTSEFLANPATKKSAIG, from the coding sequence ATGCTTTGGAACAAAGCGAGGCGTCCAGCCGATCCCGCAAGACTCAGCGATGTCCGTCCAATCACCCCGCCAGGTACAACCTGGCCTACATCTCAAACATCCGAATTCTTGGCGAATCCAGCTACCAAGAAATCAGCCATCGGCTGA
- the guaB gene encoding IMP dehydrogenase, whose protein sequence is MFDDKIGDLGVTFDDVLLQPRYSEVVPSEVDVSSQMTQRIRLQIPLISSPMDTVTESEMAIALAKEGGLGIVHKNLSVRRQTEEVLKVKRSANGIIVNPVTLNPAQKVSAAAELMDRANVSGIPIVQDDRTLAGILTRRDLRFLEDPDMPISQVMTRENLVTAVGNVTLAQAEKILTEKRVEKLLLIDEERKLTGLITIRDIDMMKRYPRACKDPQGRLRVGAAIGVGDYERAESLIGKGVDVLVVDSAHGHSRNVIETVREIKKNKSWDIDVVAGNVATAEGAADLIAAGADAVKVGIGPGSICTTRVISGIGVPQVTAILSAVKVAQEKNIPVIGDGGIRFSGDITKAIAAGASTVMIGSLFAGLAESPGKMILYQGRTFKAYRGMGSMGAMVKGSSDRYRQKGTEAGKLVPEGVEGRVPFKGPLSDYAYQLVGGLRAGMGYVGTRTIEELRRDAKFIRVSAATVRENHPHDIAITQEAPNYSPDVHSGDAG, encoded by the coding sequence ATGTTTGACGACAAAATCGGCGACCTCGGAGTGACCTTCGACGATGTCCTGTTGCAACCTCGATACAGCGAGGTCGTGCCCAGCGAGGTGGACGTCAGCAGCCAGATGACCCAGAGAATTCGGCTGCAGATCCCGCTGATTTCGTCTCCGATGGACACGGTGACCGAGTCCGAAATGGCGATCGCCCTGGCGAAAGAGGGCGGTTTGGGCATTGTGCACAAGAATCTGTCAGTTCGACGACAGACCGAAGAGGTCCTGAAGGTCAAACGCTCGGCCAACGGGATCATCGTCAACCCGGTGACCCTGAACCCCGCGCAAAAGGTCAGCGCGGCGGCGGAGTTGATGGACCGGGCAAACGTCTCCGGCATCCCGATTGTGCAGGACGATCGCACTTTGGCGGGAATTTTAACGCGGCGTGATCTGAGGTTCTTGGAAGACCCCGACATGCCCATTTCCCAGGTGATGACGCGTGAAAACTTGGTCACGGCGGTTGGGAATGTAACGCTTGCGCAAGCTGAGAAGATTTTAACGGAAAAAAGGGTCGAGAAACTTCTCCTGATTGACGAAGAAAGAAAACTGACGGGGTTAATCACGATTCGCGACATCGACATGATGAAGCGTTACCCGCGGGCCTGCAAAGATCCGCAGGGACGACTTCGGGTCGGAGCCGCGATTGGCGTGGGTGACTATGAACGAGCGGAAAGCTTGATCGGCAAAGGTGTCGACGTGCTGGTGGTCGACTCGGCTCATGGTCACAGCCGGAATGTGATTGAGACCGTTCGAGAGATTAAGAAGAACAAGTCATGGGACATTGATGTCGTAGCGGGGAACGTCGCAACGGCCGAGGGCGCAGCAGATTTGATTGCGGCCGGAGCTGACGCGGTGAAGGTTGGCATCGGTCCGGGATCGATTTGCACCACACGGGTGATCAGTGGCATTGGAGTGCCTCAGGTCACTGCGATTTTAAGTGCGGTGAAGGTCGCTCAAGAGAAGAACATTCCTGTTATCGGTGACGGAGGAATCCGTTTCAGCGGTGACATCACCAAAGCAATCGCCGCTGGGGCGAGCACCGTGATGATCGGCAGTTTGTTTGCCGGTTTAGCGGAGAGTCCTGGCAAGATGATTTTGTACCAAGGTCGTACTTTCAAGGCGTACCGTGGGATGGGATCGATGGGTGCGATGGTGAAGGGAAGCAGTGATCGGTATCGCCAAAAAGGCACCGAGGCGGGCAAGCTTGTCCCCGAAGGTGTCGAAGGACGCGTGCCGTTCAAAGGCCCGCTCAGTGATTACGCCTACCAGTTGGTCGGTGGTTTGCGTGCGGGCATGGGATATGTCGGTACACGGACGATCGAAGAACTCCGCCGGGACGCGAAATTCATTCGCGTGTCGGCCGCTACGGTGAGGGAGAACCACCCGCATGACATTGCGATCACACAAGAAGCGCCCAACTACAGTCCCGATGTTCATTCGGGCGACGCCGGTTGA